CtgcacaaagagaaagagacagaaaaaaagcatgGAGTTTACTTTGCCCCCAAGCATTACACACTCATGCAGATCCTTCTACAGTCCCTTTTCAAATAGTCAACACCCAGTTTTTTAAGTATTACAATACCAATTCATCATACATTATGCTCTGAAGCAAATTACCTGAAAGTGGAAGTCCTGACTGGCGTAGTACCAGCTGCGGCAGACCAGCGAGGCATCCTTCCTGTCTGAAGCGTGAAGAAAGCTCAGGATGTAAACTATGATCTGAGGACAGGAATACAACATTAGATTacattcaaatgtgttgatCCTGAAAGAGGAAATCCACCCCAGGGTCACCTGACACATTCATTCCCTAAAAAGACAGCATACTGCATGACTGAATGACATAATGTCATTTGACGAGAATAGCAACGTCATGACAGATCCTAATCCACCAGCAAGGACTTCTGCTCTACTGAGACCCGGAAATTCACTTATGGCCTCTGTCAGGGACACGACAGCGAGGCCTTTATTTCAAAGCCTCATGTATACAGCCTGTTTGAATAATGttctgtgaaaatgtaaacCTTGGCTTTTTGGGAGCCAGTAGAGGACATCTTTTGTCATTTAACATAGCAGATATTTcacatatattttctttataggGACATGAGTCTTatctatattatattttaattataataatttcatGGTAATGGTGGGACTTACTTTTTCAAATTTTCTATTCAAAAAGATTTTGTAAAAAATGGTTGACGAAGAATCATACAAAGTTATCGTTGAATTTCTTgaactcaagtaaaagtagaaataccagagtgtatcaatactctgttacaagtataatacctgcattcaaaaggttaCTGAGGttaaagtacttaaagtaccaaagtTAAAGTACTCATTCggcagattggtccatttcagaataatttatTCTTAAATACACTACTTCAATACATGTCCTTAGATACAATGCTTGTTAAAAGCATGCGCACTAcctttaatattacatttatgtgTTGTTAACAGACTGGCCAGCAATACAAAgtaatgaaatgttatttttttgatattttaggCATATGTTTCTTACACCCCAGTTCTTAAATTATGTAAAACACATAATAATTCATACATTAAAACCTTTGTTATTCCGCTCAGAATAaactgttatgaaagtgtcgATAAATAAACAGAAGCATCTGTTCCgtcttcttatttatttctacTAGTACATGAACTCACTTCCAAAGGTAGCTCAGGTGTTTGTATAATGTCCTCCCCTTTGCAGTCTTCCATCTCAGCTTCTCCTTTGTTATTATAAACAAGTCCGCACCATCAGGAGTGGTTCAGTTAGCGCTcactaatgttagctagctgaAGAACTTGCGAAGCTGGAGCGTTATTTACCAATGCTAGCGTGTAAGCTAATAGCTCATGCGTATACTTTAAACCGTTACATTTATCCGGATACTGATCGGTAAAATCATCAATTTCAGATCAATTGAAGCGCGTGTCGCCTGCTTTCATGTCACTAAGCTACTTTATCCTGCACTGTACAACATTTCCGTAGGCAGTCTGACTGGGATCAGCTGAGCGAGGGAAAACACTGACGTCAGAGGGGGCGGGGCATTGTGGGAAATTAGTTTTTCTCCGCCTGTGCTTTCGCTGTGCTTTTCACCTCCATAAAGTCAGTTATTGTGGTTTGACctagaaaaagtgaaaatgtatttacccCGCCACTGGATTTTCCACTGAGGTCGTTCTGAAACCGGAACTGGATTATATTGAGTGGTTTGACATATTGACACATTTTGACTAAAAAAAAGTAGTACTTCcagagagttaaaaaaaaatgtcctgcaTTAAAAAGTAGGAACATAGAATTATACTACACAATTTATAGGCATACGGTGAGTTGCCTCATCATAATACAACTACGTATTAATAGTTTATATGTCAAGCAGCTAAAGCtataaaacacatgttgtgGAATTACAAAAGTAAACGTTTCGTCTGAGATGTAGTGAAGTAGACGTAGAAACGAAAAATGTCGAAATTGTACTTTATAATAGTattactttagtaaatgtaaatAGTTACATACCACAACTTGCTATGGTCACATACaaaaaactgacaaaatgtgcagaaacagtcatttatttacaaaagacTGGGAAACATCAGTGACAAAATCGAGGGGATTATCATATACTCATTTGAGTCCCTTTATTCACttgtctctctcacctctctcaccacacacacacacacacacacacacacacacacacacacacacacacacacacacacacacacacacacacacacacacacacacacacacacacacacacacacacaccgtaaaCAATAAAGAGGAAACAACATAGATCATTCTTTCTACAGATTGTCTGGCAGTATGGTTAGCTGGTTTATTCACCCCTTTTCTGGGGTCATATCACAAACTAATCTAACAAAGACGTACATTATCATTTTCAGCACAGATTAAACATTTAGTATTATCAGAATCTATGTACATGTTGTGACTGCGTAGTGAATTTACATGGAAACGTGATTCAGCTAAATTtcccaaaacaaatatatttacaatattatacaaaataaacaaaaaaacatgatgatcATGTTACAACTGGAAATACAGTTTCACTAAGTCTCTGCTATTCAAACCAACAGGTGAACGTATCAGCAGTGCAAGCTactcacacaacacaacacaacacagatgtaaataacaacacagaTAAGGCAGATTGTTTTTCCAAGTTTACAAAAGAATCTGTGAACAGTCAGCagacaacaacagcaaaaacatgtgtttcagAAAGACAAGAAGCTTACTTTTCTGTCATAGCTTAACTAAGGTATCCCTTGCAGGATCCACTCATCACCATCATACATTCAACTGTGTACCGTAAACGCAGAGAAGattatgaaaatgtgctttgagTCTGAAGAGTTGGGGAAGGCTTGCTCTTACATTTGGTGATCTAAAACTGACATGAACAGTGTTTGGAGGTTGATAGAGAACTAAAAAAGCAACAATTAGAGAATCAGGGTCGATGAAATTTGACACAAGAGTCAAAATATAGCGGACAACAAGTctacattttcagaaaaggTCAGAGAAGAATACAGTTCTACCTTGATAATTCTGTCCCACACAACTCCCactaaagaggccctattatacgCATTTCCAGGTTGATATTGTACTTTgcgcctctactgtgacatgtctccatgcttttatgttcaaaaagtgctttatctttctcctactgcctgtgctgcagctcctcttttcaccctgtctgaaaccagagcccagtctgctctgattggttagatggccggctctgttgtgattggtcatccgcttagagatgtcacgcTTAGCCTATCaatacaatttgttggagcgcAAGCCAATAAAAGAGCGAGTTCTACATGGTGATACATTAttaggaaaaggaaaacccaaaaatGTAGGgtgataaaaatgtatatgatagggcctctttaaaccgCTCTCTATTCCCCTTCCATCACATCAatttcccctctcctcttgctTTGTCCTTTAAATAATGATCACaacttcttttctttcctcttcccaCCCTCATTCCCTTCGTCTTCGCTGACACCCTCCTCTCCTTGGTCTATAGCGAGCATTTCCTCCGCATCACCGTGGCAAGGTGACGCAGAGCGAGGCATCgcagagttgttgttgttgttgcgaCAACGGGAGGCAGAGCGAAAGGTGGCGGAGCTGGTGGAGAGCGGTGACGGTGTGTCTACATCTCTGTCATGTCCGGAGCTGCAGGTGGGAGATGGAGGAGGCAGGGAGGAGCAGATGGAGGGCTGGAGGAGAAGAGGTCAAGaaaattattttgttgtattacGTTTTCTAAAAATGTGGATTAGCATATGCAAAAAACGGCATTCTCTTATGAAATATGTGGTAACTAAATGCATCAACAGACGCATGTTGACCTGCAATGAGACACTGGACTTGTTGGTCTTCTCTTTGACTTTAGCCAGAGCTCCTTTAAGACCCGTGGATCTCTCCGTCATCTCCAGGGCTGCTCTCAGCAGTTTGGGGGTTTCCGGTCTTACAGGGGCTGCCGGGGCCTGAGGGGGACCTTTAGGCTCTTCTTTGGGCTCAGGTTTCTTTCCCTTGGTAAGCATCTTTCTGCAATTGAGACGGCAACAGACATCAGTAATGATAACATACATGCAGACAAAGCAACAAAGCTCTCGTATAACTCTACTTCTGATGGGAGTATATCTGTACAGGACAGACACAAAGCAGGATGCCAAGTATTTTTGTTGTGGATTCAAGATGATGATGATTGGTACTGTGTGGTGCAATTCAGGTTTAACCTGGCCTTCTTGCGGAGCAGTTTCTTAGACTCTGGGTAGTGCACCAGGATGTCATTCAGGTCTTTCTTGTCCAGGATGAAGAGGTTGGCAAATCCATGAGCGATAACATTTGCTGTGCGCCTGTTACCCCCGCCTACTGCAAGCAAACTGCCAATCAGGGAAACCATGGTTAATAGTTATATTGCTAACTTTGCCATGGTTAGAATTTTGCAAAGGTTTTGGAACAAAAGTCAAAGAATCACACTTCCTCTTGCTCTAGGATGATTGTCAGAGATGGCAGCTTGGCTAGACAAGAAGTGTacataataattattttataaatgtcctCACCTGATCTCTCCGAAGACTGATCCTGCTCTGAGAGTGACAAACACGGTCTTTCCATCAGGTCCTCCAACCACCTGCACCTCCCCCGCCTTAATGATGTACATCTCACGACCCACCTCCCCCTGAGCAAGGATAAAGAGAAGAGGCAGATCataagagggagagagcaaTACCAAACTGCAAACATGATGAGAAAAGTTTCCACATACAGTTGTCTTCTACAAAGTTTGCATTTTACCTTTTTGCAGACATAATCCCCAGGCAGGTAGACGACAGAGCGAAGGCTTTTCAGCATGTCAAAGATCATCTGTCTGTCACAACCCTGTCAAGATGGAAGATGGTCAAATAAAGTAGTAGGGATTTCTTGTGGCTATTTATATGTACTAAGCGTCTTTGAGTACCgtaaaaagcgctatataaatgtgatttattattattattattactaactATGTAGTCATGGTAAtgccataaataaaaaaaatgtctgaaaagaaaagaaaaagatgtaaaaatatatgcataaattaataaaatattaaatagaaaaaatgagAACAATTTAAAGAATGAATGTAAAGATTATTatcttaaaaatacaatttaattgatttattatcTTCCCTATtgctttttcctcttcctttaaGGTGTCAATCAACTGTTGTGGGCGGGCTTTCCTGCCCAGGCTGagacaatgtattttttcatgtgtgtatttctacattcatttttgtattaatctacaaatgtattttattttattttttggccttTGTATGACTATATAGAGCACAACATGGTCTCACAGAAAGATTAGATACTAACTAAACCATGTCTGTCCTGCTGCACCATACATTtaagaatatactgtattaagTTTGCTGGGCTGTTCTTGTTGTGTTTAGGAACTCTTACCTGAAAAAGAGCGACTTTGCTGACGATGGAGTAGTTGACATCTACGGCGATGTCCAGACGCATTTTATCTGGCAGCTGAGTCAGCAGCTCCTGCTCATCTGGAGGGCAGAAAATGAGCGGTACTGTTTGACTGAAATATGACGTGTGCAAGAAACGTATGAAGGTGCACAGATAATGCTCTCCTTACCCAGCATGCCTTGTGATTGCCAAGTGTAGTTGTACCAGGTTTTGACACGGTTCTGCACGTCTTTGGGAATGCGATATGAGGACATGTATTTAATGGTGTTGTCCATACATGTGCGGTAGTAGGTCTGACCTGAAGTGGCTGCGCCGACCACATCACGCATCTGAGAGACATAACACCGTTATTGTTAAAGAGATTAATGGCATGCAAGTGTTTTTTATACACACATCATACTACATAAtatctagaaaaaaaaaaagatacgCCTTATCTAACGGAAATCCCCTCAAATTAATGAATAgagaaaacatcaacaacaaatttgaaagagaaaacaaaaaatgaatcctGACAACCAGAAGCACACCAAAAGAGCATCAAAACCGACCAATCAGTAGGTGACACTTCAATTAAAGGCACATTTTAACACATGAAAAACAATACAGGGAAGAAGAATAAGACAAAGATAATTTTTTCACTTTGGAGTCTGTTTTTGCTTGAAACATATGTGGAAGGCCTACCTGTCCAATCATGATGGAGAAGGCAAAGACTCCGACAAAGTAGTTGATGAGTTGGAAGACAATCTCGAACAGGGTGGTGGGGTCTGGAAGACCACCTATGGTGATCAGGGTCTTCACAGCAAAGTAGTAACAGCGAATGTAACTGAGCAGAGACAAAGACGGGAGGCATTAGACAGAGACGGAGacagaaaatgtctttaaaataacTCGATAAGATGTtaaataaaagccaaaatatGGGACTAGAAAATAGGATTCTATGTGTGACTGATTCAGGTAAAAAACCATCCACATTTTCACTTATGATTTGGTTTGGTCCAAAACTAAAAACTTTTTTCAGCAAAACTATActcatgaaaaaaaagtaatgtgtgtgtggtctgtgtgtgtatgcgttaATGTCACTGACCTGTTGCCTTTGCCGTTGTACACCCACTTTGTCGAGCCCAGCCCTGTGTATGCAGAGCCCCAGTAGTACAGGCAGGCATTACAGTGGAGACAGTAGAGAAGGTAGGTGGTGGTGCGGATCaccctgagagacagagagcaaagCACTTAAATAAACAGAGTATCTGAAATCAGTTTGTCCATCTCAAGACAGGAAGGGAAGAGATATAGAGAGGATTCAGTAAAGGGCAGTGAGATGTGCTGCAGCTGACCTGTAGATGTAGGCTTTGGTCAAGATGGCCTCGAGACGCTCATTGAACTCAAAGAAAGAGTTGATCTGGGGAAGCAAAACAATCATTAGTTACAAAATTGGCTTTCTAACGgtggaaaatgtaaaatgtgaatAATTGACCTCCTATTTCTCAAAGCAGATCCACAAAGCCCTGGAAATTAACTTCTACTTTGTATTGATGCCACAGCTTTATATCCTCagtgtctgctgtgtgtatCTTAATTGAAAGGATTCTTGTTGGTTTATTAATGCACTAATAAAGCTCACCTTTAACAGCCGGTGTAAGCGGAGCAGAGGGTTGATGCCAGTTTTAAAATAGAAGACCTCCAGGGGAACAAGGCTGGCGACGTcaaactgaaaaacaggaaGGTAACTAAAGACATGAAGTAAAGCAGAAAAAacttaaaattgtactttatttaaactCTAGTTACTGACCTTGAAGCGTTTGGTTTTCATGTAATTCTTTCTCATCTCTTTTTTGTCACACTGtaatcagaaaacaaaacaactgcaGATATGAAAAATGATCTGACGTTGTAATTACATTAACCCTTACCTATGTTTCCTAGGGCTTGTATTTTCTGTTACTATCGTGCCTTTCAACGGTTATGAAATGAATATTACTGTTCTGAAACAATACTTTTTCAGCTGATTTTTAGCCGAATTGAGTTCAATAATTTGTTATAAAGATTTTTAAATTTCCATTAAGGCATGATGTTCCCGAAGACAATAAGtcataatgttaaataaaatgttatcatgACACATGCTCCCAGTGTCCCACTCACCACTATGTCTCCTCCTCGGATGAACTGCAGGCGTGGCTGGAAGATGGTGATGTCCAGGATGTAGATGAGGTCACACAGGTAGTCGGTCAGCAGCCAGTAGTAAATGTTGTCGGGAGTCTGGTAGGGGAAGGCCCAGCGCACCGGGATGAACCACGCGTTCCAGTTCCACGCCAGAGAGACCAAAAACATCCACAGCACGTACATCAAGTctgaggagagaggcagaggaacaAGGGGGTGAGGGACAGGGAGAAATGGGTGAGAGACTGAAGTTAATCAGTACTCTGTTATATGCCAGTAACTAGAGACTGATGGAAAAAGAGCATGAATTAAGAGCTGTACAAAATAGTTTGAAgcttaatttaaatgattttttatattttgcgTTTGTATTTATTACCTGGGTTTTCCTGCACTGTTGCAGATCGAGATTATGCTACACTAAAACTATTTATACTTGTACTATTTGTTGAAAGAGAGGTGGCTGCGTTGGATAGTTTATTACTCCTGTAATGGAAACATTTCCACGAACTTCATTCCATTAAAGGTAATCTGGTACAGCCTCAAAAGTAATAAGGACGTGATCTATGATATAAATCAGGTACTTGTTTAATGCCAAAGgagaaaaaatggaaaatgaactacttccttaaatctttatgaATGAGGGGAAAGAGGGAAGATGAAGGGGTGAGGGAGAGATGATAAGGAGACAGGTGTCTGCATGCAACTGGACAGAACAGTAGATCTACTTTTGCCCAACCCCACAGTGCTAAACCATTGCATTCTGGTTgcatataaacacactttaGTTTCCTTAATAATGAGCATTAGACAGCTCAATATATTTCAATCAATGTTTCAACTTTGTGGGTGTGGAGTGTTTGTCTGTGAGTTGGGTAAAGGTGGTTCTGCTGCAGAGAATGGTGGTGTTTTTGGCAGCGGGTAGAGGTTCGGCTGGGTTCTCACTGGTGAAAGGGTCGATGCTGGCAGGGAAGCGGTAGTGCACACAAGCGTTTATCCACCGTGGAGTTTTCACCTTGCAGCAGCGGCCAGACTGCTGCTCCTCTATTCCACtctccactcctcctcctcttcctcctgatggaCCTGCCTCTGCCTCCTTCTCGCCGTCGACCACTGGCTGAGCTTCAGGCTGAGCAACCGTAGCctgaggaggagctgaaggaaGTGAGAGGGAAAAATGTCAGAACAACTCATAAGAGAGATAATAACATTATATCTGGAACATTTGTATTTCCCCAAAAAACTGCACGCTACAGCTAACATCATGCCGACTAgtatcatatacagtatgaataTTACTTAATGACACCTCCTCTTTAGAGCACATGATAGGTGCCTCTTGTAAATTGGTCTCACAGCTCCTTAAAGTATGGTAGCTTAAGCTGGAAACTACCACATCAGTTTTTGCCTGGTTGTTCCACAACTTAACATTATgccaaaaaacaacatattatcTGGGACTGTGATTAtctgtaaattaaaaaagagtCCTATTAAACTCTTTGTAGGCCACTGTAGTTTTCAGCTTTGTTTCCTCTGTTGAAACAGATGGAATATAATGCACTTCCTTAAGTGACTTCTACTTTGCCTAATGTTATGGTACTTCCCCCCCTCACTTGTAAATTGTAGGGTGTACACTTACCTTTTTCAACTGTACACTGCTTTTGTGTCCCATATCCATCCCAATTTATATCTGCACTCCTTCTTTATTACTAAAAGTGTACTGATGTATTTTGAAGGATACACATGTGCAGTATCTGGAAACAGGCTGGACAATATAAGTTTGAgagttcatttatttgtttaatgtcaTCTTGATCGCTCTCAAAAAGCTCCATGTGACATACAATTGTCCAGCTAGTATGacattatgtatattttataatataaatgtacataatCAATATCCaacgtttgttttttataaaagttGTGGAACTAGAAAGCCCATTGTGTTGCAGGCAATCAGAAGAAAATCAATCATATCACCAATCACACCAGCAGAAAGAAACTGCGTATTAAAAGGattttaaattaagttataGCCATGTTAATTCTTTATCCCttacattttgattcatttcaaaaaatgacattttgttagAGCACATTTGTTGTGTCATATAGGGAAAATATATTAAGAAATGTGCTAAAAAGGCACCCGTTCCCCGCCCACCCATTCTGGGTTACCATCACTCTCTACCATGTCAGGAAAACTCGTGTGTGAGGATGCAAGGCTCTGAGCTGTACAGAAGACAGCTGAGTGTTACTAAAGGTGACAGAGAGGACAGGGCAGAGACTCACAGGGTACGATGCTGTCTTCATCGGAGCTGTCCAGGTCTATGAGTTTCTCCTTCGCCTTCTCCGTTCTATCTTTGAACATCCGGACCAGCTCCTGGAGACGCTCATTCACCACCGTACTGGTCTGACTGGCTGAAGACGCTGGCCGCTCTTTCATTCTTAGGaagaaataaagacatacaTTTTGATTATTGTCCAAATATgagtgcatatgtgtgtgtgtgtgtgtgtgtgtgtgtgtgtgtgtgtgtgtgtgtgtgtgtgtgtgtgtgtgtgtgtgtgtgtgtgtgtgtgtgtgtgtgtgtgtgtgtgtgtgtgtgtgtgtgtgctcacatgtCTTCTGAGCTGTGCAGGCTGGACTGGCTGGGCCAGGCTCTGACGTGGGTGCttccttcttcatcatcatcttcacttTGAGAGTGAAGGGTCCTTCTGTTACATTTGAGACAGGAGTATCTTAGTAAGATTATTGTTTCACTTTCTCTGAATATTATCCACTGTAATGAAGCGTTACTGAACGTTGTGTTTGGTAGCATTTGTAAATGTTAGAAAGACACACGTTACTTGCACATATGATTGAGTTCTGCCATTTGTGCTCCCTCTTTATTTATGAGGAATTCAATTAATAAGCAATGAAAATACTGATTTACTGAGGAAATGGGCAAAGACTGGAACATTTAAATGGGTAAATACAAACTATTAATGAATGGTGGTGgataaaatatcaacaaaatgatgagttaaaacaatgtttaacaaGGGTTGATCTCTTACATCTTTGTCCAGATACTCCTGCGATTCCTCCCACTGCTGATGTGGAAGAGAGCAGGGTCGAGAAAGAGGAAGTGttaagagacagagacagggatGGTTAAGGGGGGATGGGGTTAGTTGTTTGTGGGAGGAATAGAAATGCATTAACCCAAGAAACAGAAGACAAGTGAAGGTATCATCTACAGCACTGATGAACGGAAATGACCCAATGGGCCCCTAACCCATTTGCAAGATTTGAGTTCATTTAGCAAATCCCTGTAGTTAAATTTTCAGTTCTttacttttctattttattttgttcttcctctttgtagtcatttaaGGTTTCTTTGTTGTCAATTTCTCCCTATATGTAAAGGTTGTTTATATTGGATATGTGTACGTCTTGAGTTGTTTTGTCTCatttttcagtcatttaaatCTCTTTGTGGTCTTTTTGCATCCCTGCAGTCATTCAGTGTCTCTTTGTAATCATTATAtgtcaaatgttgttgtttgtgtatgtttgttgtaATTAATCCACTTTTTGTGACTGTTTTCTGCCCTGTATGCCCATTGCGTAATCCATCCATTTCACAAGTATTGGACAGTGTGCAAGATTTCGGTGCTTGACTTTAAAAATTCTAATAAAGCCATGCAAAAGCAAACAGAAcatcaaaagaaacacaaacgaTAATAGTTTCACAATGTTTCAGACGGTGTTCTGTAAAAACACTGTGTGCTTGTCTCATGAGGTGTGTCATTTTGGCAGCTTTTCCTGTTGTTTATTTGCAGAATAGATTTCACAACCTTGGGACCAAATAAAtgcgtttcagtttttcttaaGCACACACAAACGGTTTCTGCAGGACACCGATGCACGGACAGTAGCCAACAGTAGAGGGCAGTAGATCCATATCAAACACACAAGATGAGTTTAAGACCAACATGATAGAGTTACTTACTCTTTGTCTCCTTTACTGTGGTTCAGAAGCAAAGGGAAAAATATTATAATACGCACTGGGTACACTTTTTTCAATATTCACTATGTATGCCCAAATCAGCCTTTGAAAAGGATAGGGATATGATGTCAATATGCAAACATGTGTAAGTTATAACTAGGCTCCTCACCTTTGGCGACCTCCTGAAGGGGTCACAGGGACAGTGAGGGTGGTGACTTTGGGGTCCTGGGGGGTGAGGATTTGACGGATATTGCTCTTACActccccacctcctcctgctcctccttcgCCTCCTCTCTCATGGTCGGAGTCGACATCTTCTACATTGACAGCTGGGCGAAGGCTGAGGCTCGAGCTATCTGGAGAGgttcaaagacaaaacatgtgttgttgttgatcagTGAAGAGCTTCTCAAATaatgagcatgtgtgtttgtgcttagCAGGTCAGCGTGCAAGAAAAGCAGATTTTCCAAGACCTAATTTGGGCTTATTTAAAAGGATCTACCTGAGAACTAGGCCATGTATAAGAGTCCTGATAGCCGAGAGGACTAGCTTACTCACCTGGCAAGACACTGAGTCTGGCTAATCACGCTCATGGCACACTGGCACAATTATGTCTTCTTCAATTAATATGAAAAAGTGTCGACAAGCTGCCTTCTCTTGTACTTTCATTTCAAACTTTTATATGAAACGAAGGCAGCaatgatatacatttttaaaaaaaagtttcctcCTCCGTCGACACAATGGAATAGTTTCTTAGCTTagctaaaaaacaaactttggtgctttatttaaaatccGCCTGAACTtaattgagaaataaaaaatagacatcgtaaaaataaataacactacTCCACCACCACAACGCAAAACACTGctactttttttcttctttaacagCGTGCTCTTAATCCTCAACACACTGCCAGTCCATGGATTAATTTACTGCTTGCAGATTTCTATGTCTGTGACTGattttttaagtttaagtgcaatcagttgttttttcagtttaagaGGTACTCAATTCTGATGCCACACATTATTGATTTACTTATAATGGATGAGTTTAGGAATCTTcgagcagaggtgggagaagtactcagatcttgtagttaaataaaaatagaagtaccagaCAGAAGGAACACTCTGTTACAAGTGCattcaaatgttactcaagttaaagtacaaaagtattagcatcaaaatatacttaaagtaccaaaagtactgGTCcctttcagaaaaatatatgatatgttttgattattattattgatcattaaagtgttatgaaagctggtaaaggtgcagctagttttaatgactttggatatggcagggtagcttgtgaatttactcaggtgtaactaaagtctgatttaataGTTGATGAgcagagtaaaagtacaaaattgaCCTCTAAGTATCTTACGTTTTATGTATCTTaaaagtgtacttaagtacaatagTTGAGTAGATGTACTTTGTTTCTTCCCATCTCTGTCTTGGAAGAATCTCATAATAGAGCACAGATAACTTTCCACTGATTCAC
Above is a genomic segment from Eleginops maclovinus isolate JMC-PN-2008 ecotype Puerto Natales chromosome 2, JC_Emac_rtc_rv5, whole genome shotgun sequence containing:
- the LOC134877820 gene encoding LOW QUALITY PROTEIN: cyclic nucleotide-gated cation channel beta-1-like (The sequence of the model RefSeq protein was modified relative to this genomic sequence to represent the inferred CDS: deleted 1 base in 1 codon) — protein: MFNWVVKVVPQLPSSEGMDDGVKTSAPRVKSPPQKNAEENSQDSQNQTGVLGWLSNGFVSAMPQPTGSPRLSRSNSERMGENEERSGVMGWVAQGLTKVLPQPDEKYKEIEDTQEHTEIYEVATMPDFDPLPHIPVVEMESEDEDEPEPPQFPPNVVNWIKQMVPQPLILPPGAVPLEPSTKSSRSSLDKILSPPPESLSGISLDTDGKAPSMVGWFMSGLGLKIPQPAVQIKDDAQAAAEVLKKASSKLRPDMVLEDVDSDNEGPEKCKDQSTVAAPNTSVTTASTNTQQAESNPEPEPEPSDNGTKSQEDAETQTGRWTPFIENIKKEAEGVAMASMEERLLQERSEMARMAEEVARTTAENAIRQMVSESIKLSLGSQDLLDEDYEEPDAELQDQQEEENEVGRKVSEREKSLSEETEEPTIKEPEPKEQAKPQRSSPSPPPKPEPVKIQEPEPESEPESEPESEPEPEPESEPESESEPETKSESKAREANSGSEPITQQPQKAKEDVQSNNADNAAEKKEEATEDGCGAPVSCDAFKSCLMRLPHTSECLGNINAFFKENGISIPKIPPMPNLPTQLPTQLSDVTKYLPSLPPELRQELSQIRLTQVPRNIAQTLTELLPKNSDGSVGPSLSSISQGISNIPQKLSTIPTRAQQYFLNVQNRLNSLMLKMPKKQQQQQQPKQKQDEIQHDVELNRLVRQSPLSPPHHPQLRSRSPSPSSLNGSTLELPNVPSYPRLPPIVSPPSKQLNSAFRQLSGLSNPAFFIEDDSDIPAIRPTDSSSLSLRPAVNVEDVDSDHERGGEGGAGGGGECKSNIRQILTPQDPKVTTLTVPVTPSGGRQSSGRNRRSIWTKIRTLHSQSEDDDEEGSTHVRAWPSQSSLHSSEDIMKERPASSASQTSTVVNERLQELVRMFKDRTEKAKEKLIDLDSSDEDSIVPSPPQATVAQPEAQPVVDGEKEAEAGPSGGRGGGVESGIEEQQSGRCCKVKTPRWINACVHYRFPASIDPFTNLMYVLWMFLVSLAWNWNAWFIPVRWAFPYQTPDNIYYWLLTDYLCDLIYILDITIFQPRLQFIRGGDIVCDKKEMRKNYMKTKRFKFDVASLVPLEVFYFKTGINPLLRLHRLLKINSFFEFNERLEAILTKAYIYRVIRTTTYLLYCLHCNACLYYWGSAYTGLGSTKWVYNGKGNSYIRCYYFAVKTLITIGGLPDPTTLFEIVFQLINYFVGVFAFSIMIGQMRDVVGAATSGQTYYRTCMDNTIKYMSSYRIPKDVQNRVKTWYNYTWQSQGMLDEQELLTQLPDKMRLDIAVDVNYSIVSKVALFQGCDRQMIFDMLKSLRSVVYLPGDYVCKKGEVGREMYIIKAGEVQVVGGPDGKTVFVTLRAGSVFGEISLLAVGGGNRRTANVIAHGFANLFILDKKDLNDILVHYPESKKLLRKKARKMLTKGKKPEPKEEPKGPPQAPAAPVRPETPKLLRAALEMTERSTGLKGALAKVKEKTNKSSVSLQPSICSSLPPPSPTCSSGHDRDVDTPSPLSTSSATFRSASRCRNNNNNSAMPRSASPCHGDAEEMLAIDQGEEGVSEDEGNEGGKRKEKKL